In a single window of the Schistocerca americana isolate TAMUIC-IGC-003095 chromosome X, iqSchAmer2.1, whole genome shotgun sequence genome:
- the LOC124556560 gene encoding acetyl-CoA acetyltransferase, cytosolic-like, with translation MAEVVIVSAVRTPIGAFGGSLSSLRADELGTVVIKEALRRAEIEPDKIPGVCEVVMGQVLAAGQGQNPARQAALRAGLPYTVPATTVNMMCGSGIRAVVDGYLSIRNGDAQLAVCGGQESMSQTPHVVNMRKGLKVGDTSLRDTILCDGLTDAFYDIHMGETVERIADKEGITREQQDELALESQRRVAKAQQGGYFDKEMVPVPIESSNEKKLVSIDEHPRNDLKIEDLQKLKPAFRKGGTVTVGNATGINDGAAALVLMTKELASKRGLKPLAKIVGWSQGGLDPQYMGMGPVPAITSLMEKVQWKISDVDLFEINEAYACQAIAVMKQLGLSPTKVNVNGGGVALGHPLGSSGARIIATLIYALQRTGGKRGVAAICIGGGMGIAICIEIC, from the exons GTGCCTTTGGTGGATCCCTATCATCCCTGAGAGCAGATGAATTGGGCACTGTTGTAATTAAAGAAGCTCTGCGCAGAGCTGAAATTGAGCCTGATAAAATACCAGGTGTCTGTGAAGTAGTTATGGGACAG GTTCTGGCAGCTGGGCAAGGTCAGAATCCTGCTCGCCAAGCAGCACTCCGTGCAGGATTACCATATACTGTCCCAGCAACCACTGTCAATATGATGTGTGGTTCTGGAATAAG AGCTGTTGTTGACGGATACCTGAGCATAAGAAATGGTGATGCACAATTAGCAGTGTGTGGTGGACAGGAATCAATGAGCCAGACACCTCATGTAGTCAATATGAGAAAAGGACTGAAGGTGGGAGATACATCCTTACGTGACACCATATTATGTGATGGTCTCACAGATGCATTTTATGATATACACATGGGAGAAACTG TGGAAAGAATTGCTGACAAAGAAGGAATTACTCGTGAACAGCAAGATGAATTAGCTCTCGAATCTCAGCGTCGAGTTGCCAAAGCTCAGCAGGGAGGATATTTTGATAAGGAAATGGTACCAGTTCCTATTGAAAGTTCAAATGAGAAAAAATTAGTATCAATTGATGAACATCCTAGGAATGATCTGAAGATTGAGGACTTGCAGAAACTGAAACCAGCATTTCGAAAG GGTGGAACTGTCACAGTTGGTAATGCTACTGGTATAAATGATGGAGCTGCAGCATTAGTCTTGATGACCAAAGAGCTTGCCTCAAAAAGAGGCTTAAAACCATTGGCGAAGATTGTAGGATGGTCACAAGGTGGTCTTGACCCACAGTACATGGGCATGGGACCAGTACCAGCTATTACATCACTT ATGGAAAAGGTACAGTGGAAAATATCTGATGTAGACCTGTTTGAGATAAATGAAGCCTATGCTTGCCAGGCCATAGCAGTAATGAAGCAGTTGGGTCTGAGCCCAACAAAAGTTAATGTCAATGGTGGTGGAGTAGCTCTGGGACATCCTCTGGGGTCTTCTG GAGCTCGGATAATAGCAACATTGATTTATGCCTTGCAAAGGACAGGAGGCAAACGAGGTGTTGCAGCTATCTGTATAGGAGGTGGAATGGGTATAGCAATTTGTATTGAAATATGTTAA